Proteins encoded within one genomic window of Ignavibacteria bacterium:
- a CDS encoding membrane dipeptidase: protein MKINLKLGMAVSCLFIAGCSSVKNVTSKDAAALKLEADELHKTIISIDTHTDAPLNLMDKGFDIGRRHNAMEDHSKIDFPRMKEGGLDAVFFGAFVAQGPRTPGGNEKAKERALKIIDTVHAVLERNKDMASFAVNSTDAARIKSEGRLAVYLGVENGYTIGQDLWMIKKYYDLGVRYITLCHTKNNDLCDSSTDPDTVKYDGLSELGKKAVAEMNRLGMMIDVSHISDKAFYDVLKYSKTPVIASHSSARALCDSPRDMDDDMLKALAKNGGVVQICILSDYLKTDPRNKTRDSVLSAFRQRYAGYDAMSEEERAKVRSERAELDKKYPKILATVSDAVDHIDHIVKVCGIDFVGIGTDFDGGGELEDCYDVSQMKNITVELLRRGYSHEDIGKIWGGNFFRVFRSVEQYASQFGKK, encoded by the coding sequence ATGAAAATTAATTTGAAACTGGGCATGGCAGTTTCATGCCTTTTTATTGCAGGATGCAGCAGCGTGAAGAATGTAACTTCAAAAGATGCAGCCGCTCTTAAACTGGAAGCCGACGAGCTGCATAAGACTATTATTTCAATTGATACGCATACGGATGCGCCGCTTAACCTCATGGATAAGGGTTTTGATATCGGCAGGCGCCACAATGCAATGGAGGACCACTCTAAAATTGACTTCCCCAGGATGAAGGAAGGGGGGCTTGATGCCGTCTTCTTCGGAGCCTTTGTTGCGCAGGGACCCAGGACTCCCGGGGGAAATGAAAAGGCTAAAGAGAGGGCGTTAAAAATAATTGATACTGTTCACGCAGTGCTTGAACGCAATAAGGACATGGCCTCGTTTGCCGTTAATTCAACTGACGCCGCAAGGATCAAAAGTGAAGGCAGGCTTGCAGTTTACCTTGGTGTTGAAAACGGTTACACGATAGGGCAGGACCTTTGGATGATAAAAAAATATTACGACCTGGGTGTAAGGTATATAACGCTCTGCCACACAAAAAATAACGACCTGTGCGATTCTTCAACAGACCCCGATACTGTAAAATATGACGGCTTAAGCGAGCTCGGCAAAAAAGCAGTAGCAGAGATGAACAGGCTGGGGATGATGATAGACGTCTCTCATATATCCGACAAGGCTTTCTACGATGTCTTAAAATATTCCAAAACTCCTGTAATTGCATCCCACTCATCGGCGCGTGCCTTATGTGACAGTCCGCGCGACATGGATGACGACATGCTAAAGGCGCTTGCAAAGAACGGGGGAGTTGTACAGATCTGCATTTTAAGCGATTACCTAAAGACAGACCCTAGGAATAAAACGCGTGATTCCGTATTATCAGCCTTCCGCCAGAGATATGCCGGCTACGATGCTATGAGTGAGGAAGAAAGAGCTAAAGTGAGGAGTGAAAGGGCCGAGCTGGATAAAAAATATCCAAAGATACTGGCTACAGTGTCAGACGCGGTTGACCATATAGATCACATTGTTAAGGTCTGCGGAATTGACTTTGTGGGTATTGGAACCGATTTTGACGGCGGCGGCGAGCTTGAGGACTGTTACGACGTCAGTCAGATGAAAAATATTACAGTTGAGCTTTTAAGAAGGGGATATTCGCACGAAGATATAGGGAAGATCTGGGGAGGCAATTTCTTCAGGGTATTCAGAAGTGTGGAGCAGTATGCCTCGCAGTTTGGCAAAAAATAA
- a CDS encoding RNA-binding protein, whose translation MSTKLFVGSLPWSVNDQQLEETFQGYGKVLSAKVIMDRATGRSRGFGFVEMEDSSEATSAINALNNSELKGRTIVVNEAKPRS comes from the coding sequence GTGAGTACTAAATTATTTGTAGGTTCATTACCGTGGTCAGTTAACGACCAGCAATTAGAAGAAACATTTCAGGGTTACGGAAAGGTTCTTTCTGCAAAAGTTATAATGGACCGCGCTACCGGGAGATCGAGAGGATTCGGTTTCGTGGAAATGGAAGATTCTTCTGAAGCAACTTCTGCTATCAACGCTTTGAACAACTCAGAGCTTAAGGGAAGAACAATCGTTGTAAACGAAGCAAAACCCCGCAGCTAA
- the mfd gene encoding transcription-repair coupling factor: MSLSLIELFNRSESIKQLKKAAIASKQQPVYTSPLSGSARTLFIKLVEPETRQILLLLPDVQTVNEIKVELNILGLGDSLIVIDEISFESLQEKLTQVQNRGNFILITTYDILRVKLPAKNQFSKNTTTLRPGGEISYEELIEYLNLLNYTKVKFVENAGDYSVRGSIIDFWSYSESNPARLEFDGDFLESIRHFDPESQRSSDLVDSITVAGNLSENNTGLSSDIFDFLDNPLVIASKFELNKVSDMQGKQTESEKPARIDDEELAKELLLEESGEYSENAEPNKTGITLDASLTDEDLFKKNARWIIEDPFDDSPGKVRLDLTEAPAVNSNFELLYNTLRDYSSREYKIFITSENDFQSKRLRDLLSDYKTELADLLDTGKIKIETLAIRRGFIIRNDKTLILTDYQIFNKPYRTKISSRQKVKKSRAKEFASIKRGDYVVHETYGIGRYDGLEVIKIGDVSQESIKILYAEGGKVYVNLNYFHLVKKFSSKDNEEPKLSSLGSGEWENAKKKVKKRIKEAARELIILYAKRKASRGHSFNADTIWQRELEASFFYEDTPDQARVTEEVKGDMESESPMDRLVCGDVGFGKTEIAVRAAFKAANDGKQTALLVPTTILAEQHMNTFKDRLSQFPVKVEGLSRFQTKQKQKEILKSVEEGKVDIVIGTHRLLSQDVKFRDLGLLIIDEEHRFGVMAKEKLRNFKLNVDTLTLTATPIPRTLNFSLLGARDLSIISTPPPNRQPIYTHVQTFDVMKIREWILNELKRNGQVYFVHDRVQSIEKIAEYIRKYIPEIRIAIAHGQMKPVQLENVIYDFLNKKYDVLLATKIIESGIDIPNVNTIIINRADRFGLAELHQLRGRVGRSDRQAYAYLLVPSMKSINKNAIRRLQAIEEFTDVGAGFNLSMRDLEIRGAGNLLGTEQTGFIDTVGFDMYVKLLDEAVEELKRQEFQEVFKNLPKQRMKTDATIDTYFEVGIPKAFMPDQADRLSFYTALFSIKSLEEVEEIKEEIEDRFGKLPVLVKRLIAMSILKYYASYALFERVIIQQKNIMLILPKGENEDYYKTKFTQLMRFIMDNYQNEIKFSQQKDNLRLLIPNLFENPEKVFEFLINFCRKVEKIVNPSETYFDRLQQGNDANIDKKV; the protein is encoded by the coding sequence ATGAGTTTGTCTCTAATAGAACTATTTAACCGTTCTGAATCTATAAAACAGCTGAAAAAAGCTGCTATTGCAAGCAAACAACAGCCAGTCTATACCTCTCCGCTCTCCGGATCGGCACGCACCCTTTTCATTAAACTTGTTGAACCGGAAACCCGGCAGATACTGCTGCTTCTGCCCGACGTGCAGACAGTTAATGAAATTAAGGTGGAACTGAATATTCTGGGCCTGGGCGATTCGCTTATAGTTATAGATGAAATCTCTTTCGAAAGCCTGCAGGAAAAGCTTACACAGGTGCAGAACCGCGGAAATTTCATACTTATTACCACATACGATATCCTGAGGGTGAAGCTCCCGGCTAAGAACCAGTTTTCAAAAAATACCACAACTCTCCGCCCGGGAGGCGAAATAAGCTATGAGGAACTCATAGAATACCTTAACCTCCTTAATTATACAAAGGTTAAGTTTGTTGAAAATGCGGGCGACTATTCGGTCCGTGGCTCCATTATTGACTTCTGGTCGTACAGCGAGAGCAACCCGGCAAGGCTTGAATTTGACGGCGACTTCCTGGAGTCGATAAGACACTTCGACCCCGAAAGCCAGCGCTCGAGCGACCTTGTGGACTCGATTACGGTTGCAGGCAACCTTTCTGAAAATAATACCGGGCTTTCTTCAGATATATTCGACTTCCTTGATAACCCGCTTGTTATTGCCTCAAAGTTTGAGCTGAATAAAGTTTCCGACATGCAGGGTAAACAGACGGAAAGCGAAAAACCGGCCCGGATTGATGACGAGGAGCTCGCTAAAGAACTCCTGCTTGAGGAGAGCGGCGAGTATTCTGAAAACGCTGAGCCAAATAAAACCGGCATTACGCTTGACGCCAGCCTTACCGACGAGGACCTGTTTAAGAAAAATGCACGCTGGATAATTGAAGACCCGTTCGATGATTCGCCGGGGAAAGTACGGCTCGACCTTACTGAGGCTCCTGCCGTAAACAGCAACTTTGAGCTCCTTTATAATACGCTCAGGGACTATTCCAGCCGCGAATATAAAATTTTTATTACTTCGGAAAATGACTTCCAGAGTAAAAGGCTGCGCGACCTTTTAAGCGATTACAAGACCGAGCTGGCAGATCTGCTGGATACGGGAAAAATCAAAATTGAAACGCTTGCCATAAGAAGGGGCTTTATTATAAGGAACGATAAAACCCTCATTCTTACCGATTACCAGATATTCAATAAGCCCTACAGGACAAAGATATCCTCGCGTCAGAAGGTAAAAAAGTCGCGCGCAAAGGAGTTCGCTTCAATTAAAAGGGGCGACTATGTGGTGCACGAGACTTACGGAATTGGAAGGTACGACGGCCTTGAGGTTATAAAAATCGGCGACGTGAGCCAGGAAAGCATTAAGATACTTTATGCCGAAGGGGGCAAGGTTTACGTTAATCTTAACTATTTCCACCTCGTTAAGAAATTTTCCTCCAAAGATAACGAGGAACCCAAACTCTCATCGCTTGGAAGCGGGGAGTGGGAAAACGCCAAGAAAAAAGTTAAGAAAAGAATTAAAGAGGCTGCAAGGGAACTCATTATCCTCTATGCAAAGCGCAAGGCCTCGCGCGGCCACTCATTTAATGCCGACACCATCTGGCAGAGGGAGCTTGAAGCATCGTTCTTCTATGAGGATACGCCGGATCAGGCAAGAGTAACAGAAGAAGTTAAAGGTGATATGGAATCTGAAAGCCCGATGGACCGCCTGGTATGCGGCGACGTTGGATTCGGAAAAACTGAAATTGCCGTGCGCGCAGCGTTCAAGGCCGCAAACGACGGCAAGCAGACCGCACTTCTTGTGCCTACAACAATCCTTGCCGAACAGCACATGAACACGTTTAAGGACAGGCTTTCGCAGTTCCCGGTTAAGGTTGAAGGCTTGTCGCGCTTCCAGACAAAACAGAAACAGAAAGAGATCCTGAAAAGTGTTGAGGAAGGTAAAGTTGACATTGTAATAGGAACGCACAGGCTTTTGTCGCAGGACGTGAAGTTCCGCGACCTGGGGCTTCTTATTATAGATGAAGAGCACCGCTTCGGCGTTATGGCAAAGGAGAAGCTGAGGAACTTCAAGCTGAACGTGGATACTCTTACGCTTACGGCAACGCCTATTCCAAGAACGCTGAACTTCTCGCTTCTTGGTGCAAGGGATTTATCCATCATTTCAACGCCGCCGCCAAACCGGCAGCCTATATACACACACGTGCAGACCTTCGACGTTATGAAGATACGCGAGTGGATATTAAACGAGCTCAAACGTAACGGGCAGGTCTATTTTGTGCACGACAGGGTGCAGTCAATTGAAAAGATAGCTGAATATATAAGAAAGTATATACCGGAAATCAGGATTGCAATTGCGCACGGGCAGATGAAGCCCGTTCAGCTTGAAAATGTTATTTATGATTTCTTAAATAAAAAGTACGACGTCCTCCTTGCTACAAAAATTATTGAGTCGGGAATAGATATTCCGAACGTTAATACAATAATTATTAACCGTGCCGACCGCTTCGGTCTGGCTGAGCTTCACCAGTTAAGGGGAAGGGTAGGAAGAAGTGACCGGCAGGCTTACGCATACCTCCTGGTACCCTCGATGAAATCGATTAATAAAAATGCCATCAGGCGCCTTCAGGCAATTGAGGAGTTTACGGATGTTGGCGCGGGCTTCAACCTTTCCATGCGCGACCTTGAGATCCGTGGCGCCGGCAACCTGCTTGGAACAGAGCAGACAGGATTTATTGATACGGTTGGTTTTGACATGTACGTTAAACTTCTGGACGAGGCGGTTGAAGAACTTAAGCGCCAGGAATTCCAGGAGGTGTTTAAGAACCTGCCTAAGCAGAGGATGAAGACCGATGCCACAATTGATACATATTTTGAAGTCGGGATCCCCAAGGCCTTTATGCCCGATCAGGCGGACCGCCTCAGCTTCTACACGGCGCTCTTTTCGATCAAGAGCCTGGAGGAGGTTGAAGAAATTAAAGAGGAGATAGAGGACCGTTTCGGCAAACTTCCGGTTCTCGTAAAAAGGCTTATTGCAATGAGCATCCTCAAGTACTACGCTTCATACGCTCTTTTTGAAAGGGTAATCATTCAGCAGAAAAACATCATGCTTATTCTGCCTAAGGGTGAGAACGAGGATTACTACAAGACGAAGTTTACCCAGCTCATGCGTTTTATAATGGACAACTACCAGAACGAAATAAAATTCAGCCAGCAGAAGGATAATTTAAGGCTTTTGATTCCGAACCTCTTCGAAAATCCGGAGAAAGTTTTTGAGTTCCTTATTAATTTCTGCAGAAAGGTTGAAAAGATTGTTAATCCGTCCGAGACTTATTTCGACCGTCTGCAGCAAGGAAATGACGCGAATATTGACAAAAAAGTATAG
- the aceE gene encoding pyruvate dehydrogenase (acetyl-transferring), homodimeric type, giving the protein MDGNNTQQKDLAAIETREWLESLDYVLYHSGPERVQELLTDLQLYARKHDVKIPFTANTPYINTIPHDKQPPFPGSREIERRIKSLIRWNAMAMVVRANRESHGIGGHISTYASAATLYEIGFNHFFKGKDGETDGDQVFFQGHASPGFYARAFLEGRISEEKMKNFRRETRPGGGLSSYPHPWLMPDFWEFPTVSMGLGPIIAIYQARFNRYLEDRGLKKMNGTKVWAFLGDGETDEPETLGAISLAAREKLDNLIFVINCNLQRLDGPVRGNGNIVQELEASFRGVGWNVIKVIWGDDWDPFLEKDKSGLLIKRMNEMIDGESQKYSVEGGDYIREHFWGKYPELKDMVKNLSDEQIAKMRLGGHDPEKVYAAFKAAVENKGCPTVILARTIKGYGLGEAGEGKNITHQQKKLNEDELRIFRTRFGIPISDDQVAEAPFYRPPDDSPEMKYIQERRKELGGYLPKRVVRAKPLKTPPEELFEEFYAGTEGREASTTMVFVRILSKLLKDKDLGKLIVPIVPDEARTFGMEALFRQIGIYSHAGQNYEPVDKASLLYYKEAVDGQILEEGITEAGSMASFITAATAYATHGINMIPFFVYYSMFGFQRVGDLTWAAGDIRAKGFMIGGTAGRTTLAGEGLQHQDGNSQLLSYTIPNCMAYDPAFAYEIAVIIRDGMRRMYEENESIYYYITVMNENYAQPPMPEGVKEGILKGMYRFKASDKKDKKARAHLFGSGAIMNEVLKAREILEDKYNVAADAWSVTSYKLLHIDAMDAARWNMLHPDQPKKVPYVTEQLQNEDGVFVAASDYVQMLADSISKYLPRPMNTLGTYGFGRSEDREGLRNFFEVDARYIVVATLMALANEKKIKPGVVTKAIKDMGINPDKKNPLHQ; this is encoded by the coding sequence ATGGACGGAAACAATACTCAGCAAAAGGATCTGGCCGCCATTGAAACCAGGGAGTGGCTGGAATCCTTGGACTATGTATTATATCATAGCGGACCTGAGAGGGTCCAGGAACTGCTTACTGACCTGCAGTTATATGCAAGAAAACACGATGTAAAAATACCTTTTACAGCAAATACCCCTTATATAAACACAATTCCTCACGACAAGCAGCCGCCATTTCCCGGCAGCAGGGAAATTGAAAGAAGAATTAAAAGCCTTATACGCTGGAACGCAATGGCAATGGTTGTAAGGGCCAACAGGGAATCGCACGGCATAGGGGGGCACATATCAACATACGCCTCGGCTGCAACTCTTTATGAAATAGGATTCAACCACTTCTTCAAGGGTAAAGACGGCGAAACTGACGGCGATCAGGTATTCTTCCAGGGGCATGCCTCCCCCGGCTTCTACGCCAGGGCATTTCTGGAAGGAAGGATCTCGGAAGAAAAGATGAAAAATTTCAGGCGCGAAACGAGGCCCGGAGGAGGACTTTCTTCATACCCCCATCCGTGGCTCATGCCGGACTTCTGGGAATTCCCGACCGTATCTATGGGCTTAGGTCCAATAATAGCAATCTACCAGGCAAGGTTTAACCGCTACTTAGAAGACCGCGGATTAAAGAAAATGAACGGCACCAAGGTGTGGGCTTTCTTAGGCGACGGGGAAACAGATGAGCCTGAGACACTGGGCGCAATTTCACTTGCCGCAAGAGAGAAGCTGGATAACCTGATTTTTGTTATCAACTGCAACCTACAGAGGCTGGATGGTCCCGTACGCGGAAACGGAAACATTGTTCAGGAGCTTGAAGCAAGCTTCAGAGGTGTGGGCTGGAACGTTATAAAAGTTATCTGGGGGGATGACTGGGATCCGTTCCTTGAAAAAGACAAGAGCGGCCTCTTAATCAAGCGCATGAATGAAATGATTGACGGCGAAAGCCAGAAGTACTCCGTTGAAGGCGGGGACTATATAAGAGAGCATTTCTGGGGCAAGTACCCCGAACTGAAGGATATGGTTAAGAACCTTTCAGACGAACAGATTGCCAAGATGAGGCTTGGCGGGCACGATCCGGAGAAAGTCTATGCGGCTTTCAAGGCAGCAGTTGAAAATAAGGGGTGCCCCACGGTAATTCTGGCCAGGACAATTAAGGGCTACGGTTTGGGGGAAGCGGGTGAAGGGAAAAATATCACGCACCAGCAGAAAAAATTAAACGAAGACGAGCTAAGGATATTCCGCACGCGTTTCGGCATCCCGATCTCGGATGACCAGGTGGCTGAGGCACCTTTCTACAGGCCTCCGGATGACAGTCCCGAAATGAAATACATACAGGAAAGGCGCAAGGAATTGGGAGGCTACCTTCCCAAAAGAGTCGTAAGGGCAAAACCGCTTAAGACTCCTCCTGAAGAACTGTTTGAGGAGTTCTATGCAGGTACAGAGGGGCGTGAGGCCTCAACTACAATGGTGTTTGTAAGAATACTTTCAAAGCTACTTAAGGACAAGGATCTTGGAAAGCTTATCGTTCCCATTGTGCCCGATGAAGCCCGTACGTTCGGTATGGAGGCACTCTTCCGTCAGATAGGCATTTACTCGCACGCGGGGCAGAATTATGAGCCGGTTGACAAGGCAAGCCTCCTTTATTATAAGGAAGCTGTAGACGGGCAGATCCTTGAGGAAGGAATTACTGAGGCGGGCTCTATGGCATCGTTCATTACAGCCGCAACTGCCTACGCCACGCACGGAATTAATATGATTCCGTTCTTTGTCTACTATTCAATGTTCGGCTTCCAGAGGGTCGGCGACCTGACATGGGCTGCAGGGGACATAAGGGCAAAGGGCTTTATGATAGGCGGAACGGCAGGGCGCACAACGCTTGCAGGCGAAGGCCTGCAGCACCAGGACGGCAACAGCCAGCTGCTTTCATATACTATTCCTAACTGCATGGCTTACGATCCCGCCTTTGCATATGAGATTGCAGTCATCATACGCGACGGAATGAGAAGGATGTATGAGGAAAACGAAAGCATCTATTATTATATCACGGTAATGAATGAAAACTACGCACAGCCTCCGATGCCCGAAGGCGTTAAGGAAGGGATCCTGAAGGGGATGTACCGCTTCAAGGCTTCAGACAAGAAGGATAAAAAAGCAAGGGCCCACCTCTTCGGAAGCGGCGCTATTATGAACGAGGTCTTAAAGGCACGCGAAATCCTGGAGGACAAGTACAACGTGGCTGCCGATGCATGGAGCGTTACAAGCTATAAGCTTCTGCACATCGATGCCATGGATGCAGCAAGGTGGAACATGCTGCACCCGGATCAGCCGAAGAAGGTGCCGTATGTTACAGAACAGCTTCAGAACGAAGACGGCGTTTTTGTGGCGGCTTCAGATTACGTGCAGATGCTGGCAGATTCAATTTCAAAGTATCTGCCAAGGCCTATGAATACACTCGGCACATACGGATTCGGAAGAAGCGAGGACAGGGAAGGCTTAAGGAACTTCTTTGAGGTGGATGCAAGATACATTGTAGTTGCAACACTCATGGCCCTGGCTAACGAGAAGAAGATAAAACCGGGCGTGGTTACAAAAGCAATTAAGGATATGGGTATTAATCCCGATAAAAAGAATCCTTTGCACCAATAA
- a CDS encoding biotin/lipoyl-binding protein, producing MAKEFVLPELGENIASADVLQVLIKAGDHVKADQTVLEIETDKATIEVPSTISGVVKEVNVKSGDKAKVGQVIFTVEEEGGAAETKPVPKEEKKEEPKAQPASQAEKRQEPKKEEVKAQATVEPEVEEKGGKAEFKLPELGENITSADVLQVKVAPGDAVKKDQVILEIETDKATIEVPSDIEGVVDEVFVKAGQKASVGQVVFTVKTAGAPGGQAEKRQEQQIEMNRKVEESEKGGARIAPEQVTPTPSLKEEPSKKTEEKPEEKTVSTVIAGQPPRKTYLMEDRPPIDPSKIAPAAPTVRRFAREIGVNINEVHGTGPGGRISINDVKAHARETAGKEQRAEAPRGGAIAGIAMEPLPDFSKWGKVEKQEMTNIRRKTAEHLSYAWATVPHVTQFDKADITELERLRKMYGSHAEKQGGKLTVTAILLKVVAAALKAFPQFNSSVDMANSAVIYKKYYHIGVAVDTDRGLLVPVIRDVDKKNIVQLAVELNQMAEKARNRKLSLEDMQGGCFTITNLGGIGGTYFSPIVNAPEVAILGVSRGAFEQVYKDGKFEPRMMLPLSLSYDHRIIDGADGARFLRWVVGAIEQPFLMALEG from the coding sequence ATGGCAAAAGAATTTGTACTTCCTGAATTGGGGGAAAATATAGCCTCTGCAGACGTTCTGCAGGTGCTAATTAAGGCCGGGGATCATGTAAAGGCAGATCAGACCGTGCTTGAGATAGAGACAGACAAAGCCACAATTGAAGTGCCTTCAACAATAAGCGGCGTGGTTAAAGAAGTAAATGTAAAATCAGGAGATAAGGCGAAAGTAGGACAGGTAATTTTTACAGTTGAAGAAGAAGGCGGGGCAGCTGAAACAAAGCCCGTTCCAAAGGAAGAAAAGAAAGAAGAGCCCAAGGCTCAGCCGGCATCCCAGGCTGAAAAGAGGCAGGAGCCGAAGAAAGAGGAAGTAAAGGCCCAGGCTACGGTCGAACCTGAAGTTGAAGAAAAAGGGGGGAAAGCGGAGTTCAAGCTTCCTGAACTTGGTGAAAACATTACGTCTGCAGACGTGCTGCAGGTTAAGGTCGCCCCGGGCGACGCAGTAAAGAAAGACCAGGTGATACTTGAAATTGAGACCGACAAAGCTACAATTGAAGTCCCTTCGGATATTGAAGGCGTGGTAGATGAAGTCTTTGTAAAGGCTGGGCAGAAGGCCAGCGTGGGGCAGGTGGTGTTTACTGTAAAGACAGCCGGGGCTCCTGGCGGGCAGGCTGAAAAGAGGCAGGAGCAGCAGATTGAAATGAACAGGAAGGTGGAGGAATCTGAAAAAGGGGGAGCGCGTATTGCACCTGAACAGGTAACCCCGACGCCTTCACTGAAGGAAGAGCCTTCAAAGAAGACTGAAGAGAAGCCGGAAGAAAAGACTGTAAGCACTGTCATAGCCGGGCAGCCTCCAAGAAAAACTTACCTGATGGAAGACCGGCCTCCAATTGATCCGAGCAAGATAGCCCCTGCTGCCCCCACGGTCAGGCGCTTTGCGCGAGAGATCGGAGTTAATATAAACGAGGTCCACGGTACAGGCCCCGGAGGGCGCATATCAATAAATGACGTTAAAGCCCATGCGCGTGAGACCGCAGGGAAAGAGCAGAGAGCAGAAGCTCCAAGGGGAGGCGCAATAGCGGGCATAGCTATGGAGCCGCTTCCGGACTTCAGCAAATGGGGCAAGGTTGAAAAGCAGGAGATGACTAATATACGCCGCAAGACAGCCGAGCACCTGAGCTATGCATGGGCTACAGTGCCTCACGTTACACAGTTCGACAAGGCCGACATTACAGAGCTCGAGCGTTTAAGGAAAATGTACGGATCCCACGCTGAAAAGCAGGGCGGAAAGCTTACCGTAACGGCAATACTGCTTAAGGTTGTTGCCGCCGCCTTAAAGGCGTTCCCGCAGTTTAATTCAAGCGTTGACATGGCAAACAGCGCGGTTATATATAAGAAGTATTACCACATTGGTGTTGCCGTGGATACAGACCGCGGGCTTCTCGTTCCTGTGATAAGGGACGTGGATAAAAAGAACATTGTGCAGCTTGCCGTTGAGCTGAACCAGATGGCAGAAAAGGCCCGGAACAGGAAGCTTTCGCTTGAGGATATGCAGGGCGGGTGCTTTACCATAACGAACCTGGGGGGAATAGGGGGAACATATTTTTCGCCTATTGTAAATGCGCCTGAAGTTGCAATCTTAGGAGTTTCCAGAGGTGCCTTTGAACAGGTATATAAGGATGGGAAGTTCGAGCCCAGAATGATGCTGCCTTTATCATTGTCCTACGACCACAGGATAATTGACGGTGCCGACGGAGCACGTTTCTTAAGGTGGGTTGTTGGCGCAATCGAGCAGCCATTCCTCATGGCGCTTGAAGGATAA
- the lpdA gene encoding dihydrolipoyl dehydrogenase gives MANKTQLAVLGAGPGGYAAAFLAADLGMQVTLIDMEKNPGGVCLYRGCIPSKALLHVSKLINETKHSANWGIEYDSPRINLDKLRSWKESVVGKLTGGLGVLSKQRKVNYVQGRATILNPTTLEIEKMEGGKEELTFEKLIICTGSRPAQIPSLMLDSPRVIDSSGALALQDIPKNMLVVGGGYIGLELGSVYASLGTEVSVVEMTPGLLPGADRDMVNILARSLQPVMKSIMLSTKVVKMEDVGNGVKVTFEGESVQEKEQVFEKVLVSIGRTPNTKGFGLENTKVEVEKGFIKVNSQMQTAEPTIYAIGDVVGNPMLAHKASHEGRVAVEVIAGHNVEFHPAAIPAVIFTDPEVAWCGLTETEAKEKGIEVKVARFPWAASGRAVTLDRNDGQTKLLIDPKTERVLGVAIVGPGAGEMIAEGVLAIEMAALARDVALSIHPHPTLSETVMESAEVFFGTSTHLYRPKRG, from the coding sequence ATGGCAAATAAGACCCAGCTTGCAGTCCTTGGCGCCGGTCCGGGCGGCTATGCCGCGGCATTTCTGGCTGCCGACCTTGGTATGCAGGTTACACTGATCGATATGGAGAAAAATCCGGGCGGAGTATGCCTCTACCGCGGGTGCATTCCTTCAAAAGCGCTTCTGCACGTTTCAAAGCTGATCAATGAAACAAAACATTCCGCCAACTGGGGAATTGAATACGATAGTCCCAGGATAAATCTGGATAAATTAAGAAGCTGGAAGGAAAGTGTTGTTGGAAAACTTACAGGAGGCTTGGGTGTTTTATCCAAACAGAGGAAAGTAAATTATGTGCAGGGAAGGGCAACAATACTGAACCCTACCACGCTTGAAATAGAAAAGATGGAAGGTGGAAAAGAGGAGCTGACATTTGAAAAGCTGATCATCTGCACGGGATCGCGCCCGGCGCAGATACCTTCCTTAATGCTGGACTCACCGCGGGTAATTGATTCCTCGGGAGCTCTGGCGCTTCAGGACATCCCGAAAAATATGCTTGTTGTGGGCGGGGGCTACATTGGGCTTGAGCTTGGTTCAGTCTATGCTTCACTCGGCACCGAGGTTTCCGTTGTTGAAATGACGCCGGGACTATTGCCCGGGGCCGACCGCGACATGGTTAACATACTTGCCCGTTCGCTTCAGCCGGTTATGAAATCGATCATGCTGAGCACAAAAGTAGTGAAGATGGAAGACGTGGGAAACGGCGTTAAGGTTACATTTGAAGGCGAAAGCGTACAGGAAAAAGAGCAGGTATTTGAAAAAGTGCTAGTTTCAATAGGGCGTACGCCGAACACAAAGGGCTTCGGGCTTGAAAATACAAAAGTTGAAGTTGAAAAGGGATTCATAAAAGTAAATTCGCAGATGCAGACGGCAGAGCCCACAATTTATGCAATTGGTGACGTTGTAGGTAACCCGATGCTGGCTCATAAGGCTTCGCACGAGGGCAGAGTTGCGGTTGAAGTAATTGCAGGTCACAACGTGGAATTCCACCCGGCTGCAATTCCGGCGGTAATATTTACAGATCCCGAGGTCGCATGGTGCGGCCTGACAGAGACAGAGGCAAAGGAGAAGGGAATAGAGGTAAAAGTTGCGCGTTTCCCGTGGGCTGCCTCAGGGCGTGCTGTAACGCTGGACAGGAATGACGGGCAGACAAAGCTCCTCATAGATCCAAAGACAGAAAGGGTTTTAGGAGTTGCAATTGTTGGTCCCGGGGCAGGAGAAATGATAGCCGAAGGCGTCTTAGCCATTGAGATGGCGGCATTAGCAAGAGACGTAGCCTTAAGCATACATCCGCATCCGACATTATCCGAGACCGTAATGGAATCCGCCGAAGTCTTCTTCGGCACCAGCACCCACCTTTACAGGCCTAAAAGAGGCTAA